The genomic segment TGCCTGCGAGCCTGGGTGCCCGAACTCGACCTGCCCGCGTTCGAAGCCGCCGACCTGCGGGACGCCCTCGAATGGCTGTGCCGCAACCGCCGCTCGCTCGCGGACGTCCGGAACGGCCCCTGGCTCGACTTCCTCAAGGGCCGGTTGACCTACCAGCAGCTTCAGACAGTGGAAGCGGAAGCCCCGGAGCGCATCGAGGTGCCGAGCGGGAGCCAAATCACGTTGACTTACGAGGAGGGCCGGCCGCCGATCCTCGCGGCGCGCGTTCAGGAAATGTTCGGCTTAACAGAAACGCCCCGAATCGCGCGCGGGCGGACAAAGGTGCTGCTCCACCTGCTCGCGCCGAACTACCGACCGCAACAGGTGACGGACGACCTCGCGAGCTTCTGGAAGAACGGCTACCCGCTCGTGCGAAAAGAGTTGCGCGCCCGCTACCCGAAGCATAGTTGGCCCGACGACCCGCTCACCGCGCCCGCGGTGCGCGGCGCGCGGAAGAAGAGTTAGCCACACATCTTGCTCGGCGGTCAGGCCCAGGCCACCTATTGTCGGGCTCCGCGGCGTTCGCTTTCAGTCTGAAGGCGCGATACGCCCCGCCCCGGTCGTTCAGAACGGAAAGGGAGCCCGATTCGAATTGAACCATTCCGGGGCAAGCGGCGTCCCTCGTTGAACACCCCGGGAGGTACATATGGATTTGAGCACTGCGGTCCGCGAAAGCGATCTGGAGACGATCCGTGCCGTCCTCGACGCCGGCGCCGATGTCCGGTACGTGCGCCCTCACGGCTACACCGTGTTGATCGACGTCCTGTACAGCCAATCGATCCGCGAAGAAGAACAGCTCATCCCGGTGCTCCGCCTCCTGATCGAACGCGGGGCGGACCTCAACGTGATCAGCGACTACGGCGAGTCGGCCTTACGCGTCTCGTCCCGACTCGGGTGGTTCGAGGCGGTTGGGGTGCTTCTGGACGCCGGGGCCGACCCCGGTCCTCTGCACTGGTCGCCACTTCACCGAGCCGTTGCGCTGGGCACGGTGGCTGACGTCCGCCGACGGCTCGAATGCGGTGACGACCTCAGCGCCCGTGACTGGTGGGAGCGTACCCCTTGGCTGCTGAGCCTCCAGACGCGGGACGTGGCCAAAGCGGAACTACTGCTTGCCGCCGGCGCCGACCCGAACGACCGGGGGCGGTGCGGGAAACCGTCCCTGCTGTTTGCCGCCGAGAGTAACGATCCGGCAGTGCTCCGCTGGCTGCTGGAAACGGGCGTGGATCCAAACATAGCCGACGAATTCGGCGGAACGCCTCTGATCGTGGCCGCCGGGAACGGTGACGCGGAGTGCGTGCGGTTGCTGCTCGATGCCGGTGCCGACCCGCTGCTACACAGCATCACCGACACTCCCATCCGGTCAGCCAGTAACCTCGCAGTCGCCCGAATGCTCGTGCGCGCCGGAGCGGACCTCGCCGATGTCAACGAGGACGTTCGGGACGAGATAACGAAGCGTCGGCGAAGCGAGTCGATCGACTGCTCACGGGAGGAGTACCAGGCGGCCAAGGACCGGGCCTTCGGCACCGCCAACCCGCAACTCATGAACTTCCCGTTCTGGCGGGCGATGGTCGCATGCGGGGACTGTGCGTACGGCGCCCGTGCGCAATTTGAAGCCGCGGACGTCCACGGCCCTGCGGTCTGGTGCTTCGACCGCTTCGGGAAGTCGTTCACCGAACTCCCGGACGGGCGGGTCATCGAGATAGCCGGGGAACACGAGGATTACTGCGACCAGGACTTCTGCATTTACAATGACGTGATCGTCCACAACGGGGACGGGACGTTCGACATCTACGGCTACCCCAGGGACGTGTTCCCTCCGACCGACTTCCACACGGCCACGCTGGTCGGGAACTCGATCTACGTGATCGGTAACCTCGGATACAGTGGCGAGCGGCGGTTCGGCGTGACGCAGGTGTACCGGCTGGATAGCGAGACCCTGACAATGGAACCCGTCGAGACAACGGGCACGCAGCCCGGGTGGATTCACCGCCACCGGGCGAAGTTGATCGGGAACGCCATCGAGGTGACCGGCGGCATCGTTTGCATGCTGGTCGATGGGGAGGAAACGACAGAAGACAACGCCGGGCGGTTCCTGCTGGACCTCGGGACGATGGTATGGTCGGAGGGGTGACGAGGGCCGGTCATAGCGATCCGCTCGCGATCCACCGTCCGAGGTGCCTGACGCACTCGTACCGAGCTATGCCGTGCCCGCCTTTCAGGCTGAAGACCCAAACGACCCGCCTCGCATCGCACGGAATTACGGCAACGGGCCGCGGTACCCACCGCAGCCCGGTGCTTTCCTTCCACCATACAGGTGTCACTCGCTCAGGCCGAAGTCGATCGGCAGGCGCCGCCAGGTGCTGTGGATGTGGTTGGCCGGGTTCTTGGCGCTGTCGGCCTGCACGTTCAGGAACTCGACAACGAACTCCGGCCCCTGGACGTGGTACGTGTACGGCTCGCCCGGCGTGGGGCTGCCGCTGTACGCGAAGTACAGCTTGTCGTCGGGCGTCGCCCGCACCTTCTTCATGTCCGCCGCGGCGAGGTCCTCCGGCATCCGGTGGGCGTACGCCTGGAGCAACTTGACCAGCGTCGCCTTCTGCTCGGCGGTGAGCTTGTCCGCGGTGATGCCCACCGGCGGGCCGACGTCGGCCCGCGGCTGGCCCTCCTTGATCTCCCCGAACTCCTTCGCCTGCTTGGCCACCTTCTGTTGGTCCGCGGTCAGCGACTTGATGAGCGCCCGGGCCTGGTCCTCGACCTCCGGCAGCGGCCGCAGCCCCTTCTTCGGGCCGTTCTTGATCTCGGCCGGGTTGGACCCGAACACGATCGGCGCGCCGGCCACCACCTCACCCTTGTCGAGCGTGTAGTTCACCGACAGGTGGTGCCCCTCGAACCGCCAGCCCCACTTCCCGGTGTTCGACGGGTCGCCGAACACGCTGACGAAGTACCAGCCGTGGTTCCGCGTCATCGCGCCCTTCGGCCCTTCCAGTTCCTGGAGCAGGTCCTCGAGGCCGACGATCGTGGTGGCCTGCTCGTACCCCTTCGCGGAGAGGCCGGACTTGAGCAGCCCCATCGCCGCTTTGCGCTGGTCGGCGGTCATCTCCTCCAGCCGGACGCCCTTGCGGGTGAACATCTTCTGCTTGTCCTGCTGCGGGGTGAAGAACCACGCGGTGCGGTGCTTGTCGTTGAAGTCGAACTGGGTCTTCTGCTTCAGTTCGGGGCTGAGCGACGCGAGGTACGCGTCCGCGGCCGATTTCATCCGGCTGCCGGTGTTGTCCGGGGCCGACTGGCCGATGAGTGCGACGCCGACGACGCCGGCGATGGAGAGTGTAAAGGCAGCGAACCGGAGGCGGGTCATGTGGGAGGCTCCGTGCGAGCGCGGGCGGGTGTCAAGAGCATACGCGAGCGCGGGGCGAATGGGAAGATACAGTGTTTTCGCGGTCCCACCGGTATGCGGCGCCCCGCCCGCCTTTAACCCCGGACGTTGCCCTGGGCATTCAGACCGAACGCGACTTTAATCCCTTAGACAACTCTTCTTCCCGCGCCAGGCTCTCCTTGTCGCTGAAATCCGCAACGGACACGGCCTCCGAGTCGATGTGAACTTCGGCGGTGTGCGGGGCGTAAGCCGGGCCGAGGACGTCCACCACCGTCGGGTGAACCGGCGGCTTCTCCGGCGACACGAAGTAGCCGTGAACTTCCAGCGCCTCGTCGCGGTACTCGGGGTACTGCATCAGGAGCGCGTGCAACCGCTTCAGGCGGAAGTGCGGAACGGTCGCGTACATGTGGTGCGGGAGGTGGTAGTCCTGGCCGAACGGGAACACCGCGAAGCGGATCGCCGGGGCCACCAGGAACGTGCGCGTGTTGTTGAGCCACCCGCGGCCGCCGTTCCCGTGCTGTACGAGCTGCCGCAGGATCATGAAGAAGGCGAACGAGGTGAAGATCGGCACCACCCAGAGGAGCAGGTAGTAGGGGACGGCCGGTGCGCCGGTCAGTTTGGTGACGACCGCGAGCGCCGTGAACACCGCGGCCACGAACCCGACCCGCAGCGCGGACGTGTACCGGGAGTGAATCACCGGGCGGAGCTTGCTCCGCTGGAACGTGCGGTCGGGGAGCGCGAGGAACACCGCGGTGACGACGAGCCACAGCGCCCCCGCCGCCGCCGGCATCGGCCACCAGTCCTCGGAAAGGTAAAAGAGCGCGGCGAGCGTCGCGACCGTCACGAGCAGGTACACGATGCCCACCCGCACCGCGCCCGTCGCCAGCTTCTCGCCCTTGATCATGTACGGGTTCTTGTCGGTGCCGGTCGCGTTGTACTGCGCCCGGATGCGCATGAACCGGACGAGCCGGAACGGGGAGAGCTGCTTGACCAGGGCGCGGAGGACCGCCCGGCGCGCGAGCGGGAAGCCGAGCCAGTGGCCGCTGGACTTGAGCTGCGACACGTCGGGGTCGCGGTCGGGGTCGTTCACGAACTGGTGGTGCGCGAGGTGCTGCAAGCGGTAGTGGTAGATGCTCGCGAACAGCGGGAACATCGTGAGCGCGTCGGACACAAGATCGTTGAGGACCCGGTTGCGGAAGAGGATGTAGTGCGACCCCTCGTGCGCCAGGCCGCTCAACTGGTGCTGCCCGGCCCCGATCAGCACCACGGCGACGAGCGCGACCGGGACGTTCAGCGCCCACGGGACGCCGAGCGTGTCGCGACTCTCAAAGAACCACACGGTTCCGCCGATCACCAGCGCCAAATACAGGTACGTGCGGAACACGTACCACCAGTTGGTGACGTTGTCCGTCCGGCGCAGATCCTGAAGTGCCGCCTTCAGTTCGGAGTCGGAGAGCGAGCGAACGGGTGCTTCGGCGGTACTCATGGGTTCGGCACACGTAGGTCTTCGAGAGCCACCAACAGAAATTTGGAAGGCGGGCCAGGTCCCCGCGCCGGCCCCGTCTTTTCGGGCGGGCCACTGTTGGAGACAGCGACCGCTATGGGCGCATGGGCCTGCTTGAGAACCGCAACACGCCATCTGGCGTGCGCCCACCGACTGTCGGAGTCAGTCGGCCGCCCGCACAGGACCCGCCTTATCCCTTCGGGTACAGCCGCTTCATTTCGCGCGCGAGCAACCAGTCGGTGATGCGCGGGAAAAAGCGGTTGAACCGCAGCAGCCGCCGGGCTTCGGTGCCGAACACCGTCTCGCTCCGGTTCTTTCGGATCACCGTGACGATCTGGTCCGCGAGGTACTCCGGCGCCATCCCGTCCTCGAACCGCAGCTTCGCCCGGCCGTCGGCGCGGAGCCAGTTGTCGCGGAACCCGCTGTTCGTCATGCCCGGAACGACCGTCAGTACGTCCACATCGAACCGGCCGAACTCGGCCCGCCACGCCTCGGCGATCCCCACCAGGGCGGACTTACTGGCCGAGTACTCGGACCAGCCCGGCATCCCCTTGCGCCCGCACATCGAGGTCACGTTCACCACCGCCGGCTGCGTTCCCCGCGTCAGGTGCGGCATGGCGCGGCGCGTCAATTCGACCGGACCGAAGAAGTTCACTTCCAGCACCGTTCGACAGATCGCTTCCGTCGAATCGGCGAAGTGCCCCCAACTGCCGATGCCCGCGTTGTTCACGAGCAGGTCCAGCCCGCCGAACGCCGCAACGGCCGATTCGACCAGGCGGGCCCGTTCGGCCGGGTTCGTGATGTCCGTGGGCACCACGATCACGTCGCCGCCGGCCGTGCGGAGCGTTTCGGCCAGCTCCTTTAGTTTATCGACATTCCGGGCCGCCAGCGCGATTCGCGTACCGGCCTTCACGAGCGCCGCCGCAACCGCTCGGCCGATACCACCGCTGGCACCGGTCAGGATCGCCCGTTTTCCGGTCAGGTCACGCGTCATCGGGAGACACCTCATGAGATATCCACCAATTTACCCAACCTCTGAACCTGCATCCTATACCGGCGGTCCGGCGCCGGTGTAACCGCCCGACCCGAGCCCTCCCAAAATGCACGGCCGCTACATCCGGACCGCAGTTGGGCTTCCCAACGCACTTTTCGACCCGGTACGATACCGGACTGTTCCACCCACCACGGACGGTGTACCGCATGCGCTGGTTGCTCATCGGCTACATGTTTCTGTTCATCGACCG from the Frigoriglobus tundricola genome contains:
- a CDS encoding ATP-dependent helicase C-terminal domain-containing protein encodes the protein MRLAPTSGVTEPELFVCVDVDAGGADSFVRLASGVEREWLPAERITTRIEVTFDEKAERLAARKVTRFDDLVLDEVSAHIGDESEAARVLATAAAERLEKVLPTPDSAAGAFRTRVRCLRAWVPELDLPAFEAADLRDALEWLCRNRRSLADVRNGPWLDFLKGRLTYQQLQTVEAEAPERIEVPSGSQITLTYEEGRPPILAARVQEMFGLTETPRIARGRTKVLLHLLAPNYRPQQVTDDLASFWKNGYPLVRKELRARYPKHSWPDDPLTAPAVRGARKKS
- a CDS encoding SDR family oxidoreductase; the encoded protein is MTRDLTGKRAILTGASGGIGRAVAAALVKAGTRIALAARNVDKLKELAETLRTAGGDVIVVPTDITNPAERARLVESAVAAFGGLDLLVNNAGIGSWGHFADSTEAICRTVLEVNFFGPVELTRRAMPHLTRGTQPAVVNVTSMCGRKGMPGWSEYSASKSALVGIAEAWRAEFGRFDVDVLTVVPGMTNSGFRDNWLRADGRAKLRFEDGMAPEYLADQIVTVIRKNRSETVFGTEARRLLRFNRFFPRITDWLLAREMKRLYPKG
- a CDS encoding DUF3500 domain-containing protein translates to MTRLRFAAFTLSIAGVVGVALIGQSAPDNTGSRMKSAADAYLASLSPELKQKTQFDFNDKHRTAWFFTPQQDKQKMFTRKGVRLEEMTADQRKAAMGLLKSGLSAKGYEQATTIVGLEDLLQELEGPKGAMTRNHGWYFVSVFGDPSNTGKWGWRFEGHHLSVNYTLDKGEVVAGAPIVFGSNPAEIKNGPKKGLRPLPEVEDQARALIKSLTADQQKVAKQAKEFGEIKEGQPRADVGPPVGITADKLTAEQKATLVKLLQAYAHRMPEDLAAADMKKVRATPDDKLYFAYSGSPTPGEPYTYHVQGPEFVVEFLNVQADSAKNPANHIHSTWRRLPIDFGLSE
- a CDS encoding fatty acid desaturase family protein; translated protein: MSTAEAPVRSLSDSELKAALQDLRRTDNVTNWWYVFRTYLYLALVIGGTVWFFESRDTLGVPWALNVPVALVAVVLIGAGQHQLSGLAHEGSHYILFRNRVLNDLVSDALTMFPLFASIYHYRLQHLAHHQFVNDPDRDPDVSQLKSSGHWLGFPLARRAVLRALVKQLSPFRLVRFMRIRAQYNATGTDKNPYMIKGEKLATGAVRVGIVYLLVTVATLAALFYLSEDWWPMPAAAGALWLVVTAVFLALPDRTFQRSKLRPVIHSRYTSALRVGFVAAVFTALAVVTKLTGAPAVPYYLLLWVVPIFTSFAFFMILRQLVQHGNGGRGWLNNTRTFLVAPAIRFAVFPFGQDYHLPHHMYATVPHFRLKRLHALLMQYPEYRDEALEVHGYFVSPEKPPVHPTVVDVLGPAYAPHTAEVHIDSEAVSVADFSDKESLAREEELSKGLKSRSV
- a CDS encoding ankyrin repeat domain-containing protein, with amino-acid sequence MDLSTAVRESDLETIRAVLDAGADVRYVRPHGYTVLIDVLYSQSIREEEQLIPVLRLLIERGADLNVISDYGESALRVSSRLGWFEAVGVLLDAGADPGPLHWSPLHRAVALGTVADVRRRLECGDDLSARDWWERTPWLLSLQTRDVAKAELLLAAGADPNDRGRCGKPSLLFAAESNDPAVLRWLLETGVDPNIADEFGGTPLIVAAGNGDAECVRLLLDAGADPLLHSITDTPIRSASNLAVARMLVRAGADLADVNEDVRDEITKRRRSESIDCSREEYQAAKDRAFGTANPQLMNFPFWRAMVACGDCAYGARAQFEAADVHGPAVWCFDRFGKSFTELPDGRVIEIAGEHEDYCDQDFCIYNDVIVHNGDGTFDIYGYPRDVFPPTDFHTATLVGNSIYVIGNLGYSGERRFGVTQVYRLDSETLTMEPVETTGTQPGWIHRHRAKLIGNAIEVTGGIVCMLVDGEETTEDNAGRFLLDLGTMVWSEG